GCGAGAGCGCCCGAGCCATGCTGACGATCTGCTTACCGGCCGCGGGCAGCCGCCCGACCTCGCGCCCGGCCGGGATCTCGGCGTGTCCGAGCCGGGCCAGCAGCTCCCGCGTCCGCCGCCGGGTGATGCCCCGGGAGCTGAACCCGAACTGGCGCGGCTCGTGCCCGAGGAAGACGTTCTCGGCGACCGTGAGGTCGTCGACCAGGTCGAGCTCCTGGTAGATCGTGGCCAGGCCGGCGCGTAACGCCGACGTCGGCTTGGAGAACTGGACGGTCGAGCCGGCCCACTCGATCGTGCCCTCGTCGGGCTGGTGCGCGCCCGACAGGACCTTGATCAGCGTGGACTTCCCGGCCCCGTTCTGCCCGAGGAGACAGTGGACCTCACCCGGCTCCACCTCGAGGTCGACGCCGTCCAGGGCCCGGACGCCCGGGAACGTCTTCACGATGCCGGTCAGTTTCAAGAGGGTCATCTCGTCACCGGTCCGAAGGCGAGTTCGCTGGCCAGGGCGGTCGCGCCGGCCACCCCGGCGCGCGGCCCGAGTTCGGAGAGCACGACCGGCAGGTTCCGCGTCGCCAGCGGCAGCGACCGGCGGTAGATCACGGACCGGACCTCGGCCAGCAGTAAGTGCCCGAGCCCGGCCAGGCCGCCGCCGATCACGATCATCGACGGGTTGAAGAAGCTCACCAGGCTGGCCAGCACTCCACCGAGCCGGCGCCCGCCGTCGCGGATCAGCCCGATGCACACCGGGTCGCCCTCGATGGCCCCGTCGCCGACGTCGGCCGCGGTCACGGTCCCGTGTGTGCGCAGACGCTCGGCCAGCGCGGGCGAGGTGTCGTTGCGAGCGGCGGCCAGCGCGTCCCGGGCCAGGGCCGCGCCGCCGAACATCGCCTCCAGGCAGCCGGTGTTGCCGCAGGCGCAGACCGGTCCGTGCGGGTCCACCTGGATGTGCCCGATGTCCCCGGCACACCCGTCGACCCCGCGGTAGACCTGCCCGCCCACGACGATCCCGCAGCCGATCCCGGTGCCGACCTTCACGAACAGCAGGTCGTCGACCGACCGTGCGACCCCACCCCGCCGTTCGCCGACGACCATGATGTTGACGTCGTTGTCGACGACGACCGGGCAGCCGTGCCGTCCGCCGAGCTCTTCGCGCAGCGGGTAGCGGTCCCAGCCCGGCATGATCGGCGGCGACACCGGGGTGCCGTCGCGGAAGCTCACCGGGCCGGGCACGCCGAGTCCGATGCCGGCCAGCCGGTTGTGGTGCCCGTCGACACGCATCTTGGCCAGCAGGTCCTCGACCCGGTCGAGCACGGCTTCGGGGCCGCGACGGATGTCGATCGCCTCCTCGACGACCGCGACCGGCTCGAGCGACGCGTCGGTGACCTCGACCGTGACCGACGTCGCCCCGATGTCGATGCCGGCGAACCGGAGTTCGGGATCGAGTTCGACCATCGTGGACCGGCGTCCCCCGCGGGACGCGGCCGGACCGCCGTCGCGCACCAGGCCGAGCTCCGCGAGCCGTTCGAGCTCGGCGGCCAGCCGGGCCCGGGTCAGCTGCAGGCGGTCGCCGAGCTCGGCCCGGGAGGTCGGGCCGTCGTCGCGCAGGGTGAGCAGGATCGAGGATTGAGCGGTGTTGTCCGGTCGTGGCCGAGGCGTCATTGCACAGCCTTCCCGAGTGGCAGGCGTCACTAGGTGTGCGACGACCGTAGGGCCTGTTCGGGAAGGCTGTCCAGACTCTTTTGAATTACGGACGCCTAACTTTTGTTCTGGCGCGCCGAAAGTTCCTGCACTCCCGTACGAAACTGGGCGTAGCGGGCACGGACCGGCGCGTAGTCGTCAGCCGCATCGGGGGCCTTCTCGGCGGCGACCGACCACTGCGGCGCCTCGTCCGAGCCCGACAACGCCCACGCGGCCTGACGCGCGGCCCCCAGCGCCACGTACTCGCCCGGCGCCGGCACCTCGACCGGCACGCCGAGGATTCCCGACGCCACCGCCCGCACCGCCGGTGACATCGCGGCCCCGCCGATCAGCAGCGCCCGGCGAACCGGAACGCCGTGCTGACGGACAGCGTCCAGGCCGTCGGCCAGGCCGAGCAGCATGCCCTCGACGGCGGCCCGGGCGAGGTTCTGCGGGCGCGCGTTGGCCCTGGTCAGACCGGTGATCCGCCCGGTCTCGTCGGGAAGGTCGGGAGTGCGCTCTCCGTCCAGATAAGGAAGGAGGGTGAGACCGCCCGCGCCCGCGGTCGAGGCGAGCGCGAGCTCGGAGAGACGGTCGAGGTCGACGCCGAGCAGGTCGGCGGCGGCGGTCAGCACGCGGGCCGCGTTGAGCGTGCAGACCAGCGGGAGGAACCGGCCGGTGGCGTCGGCGAAGCCGGCGACGTAGCCGCTGGGGTCGGCGGTCGGCCCCTCGGCCACCGCGAAGACCGTGCCGCTGGTGCCGAGCGAGACGACGACGTCACCGGGGCCGAGCCCGAGGCCCAGCGCGGCGGCCATGTTGTCGCCGGTGCCGGCGGCCAGCGCGATGCCGTCGGGGGTGTGGCCGACGATGGCCTTCGGCGCCGCGATCGCGGGAACGCCCAGGTCACGGCCGAACGCGTGCCGGAGGAAGTCCATCCGGTACTCGCCGGTCGCGGCCGACCAGTACCCGGTGCCGGACGCGTCGCCGCGGTCGGTGGTCGGGCTGATGCTCTGGCCGGAGAGCTTCCAGGTGAGCCAGTCGTGCGGAAGCAGCACCTGCTCCACCCGCTTGGCTTCGTCGGGCTCGTGCTCGGCCAGCCAGCGCAGCTTGGTGATCGTGAAGCTGGCCACCGGCACCAGGCCGACCGCGTCGACCCAGGCCTGGGGGCCGCCGAGCTCGTCGAGCAGCTCGGTCGCCGCGTCGGCCGAGCGGGTGTCGTTCCAGAGCAGCGCCGGGCGGACGACCTGGCCGTCGGCGTCGAGCGTCACCATGCCGTGCTGCTGACCGCCGACCGCCATCGCCTCGACGCCGTCGAGCAGACCGCTGGAGGACTCCTGCAGGGCCGACCACCAGATCGCCGGGTCGACCTCGGTGGCGTCCGGGTGCGGTGCCCGGCCCTGGCGGACGACCTCCCCGGTCTCGGAGTCACAGATGAGGACCTTGGTGGATTGCGTCGAACAGTCGACGCCAGCGACGAGTGCCATGCCGAATTCCTACCTCGGACGGCCGGTCCGCACCACTGTCGCGAGCCGTGCGCCGAGCCGGCGGGCGGCTTCCTCGAGGCGATCCGGGGGTTGAGCGGCGTATCCGAGGAGCAGGCCGGGCGGGCCGGGCGTCATCCGGTGCCAGGAGAGCGGGTGCACGCGAACACCGACCTCGGCGGCGTACCCGGCCAGGACCGGGTCGGGGACGTCGGTCGGGAGCGTGATCAGCAGGTGGAGCCCGGCCGCGATGCCCTCGACCCGCGCGGCCGGGAGGTGTTCGGTCAGCGCGGCCAGGAGCGCGTCGCGGCGACGGCGCTGGCGGGCCCGGACCCGGCGGAGGTGGCGCTCGTACTCGCCGGTCCGCAGGAGGTGGGCCAGGACGAGCTGGGCCAGCGCCGGGTTGCCGAGGTCGGAGGCGTGCTTGACCGCGACCAGGTCGTCGCGCAGCCGCCGCGGGGGGATCATCCAGCCCAGCCGCATACCCGGCGCGAGCGTCTTCGAGACACTGCCCATGTACACGACCCGGTCCGGGGCCGACGCCTGGAGCGCGGGCACCGGCGCGCGGTCGTAGCGGTGCTCGGCGTCGTAGTCGTCCTCGAGGATCAGGCCGCCCCAGGCGACGAGCCGGCGACGGCGCTCGGGAGCCAGCACGACGCCGGTCGGGAACTGATGGGCCGGCGTGAGCAGCACGGTGTCGAGGCCGGTGTCCTCGAGCGCGTCGACGCGCAGCCCGTCGTCGTCGACCGGGACCGGGCGGGGGGTCAGGCGCCAGTCGGTGAGCTGGTCGCGCGCGCCGCGGGAGCCGGGGTCCTCGACCGCGACCACGGTGCCTGGACCGAGCACGGTGGCCACCAGCGCGAGCGCCTGAGCGACCCCGGCGACGACGAGGACATCGGCTGGATCGGCGCGGGTTCCCCGGGTGCGGGCCAGCCAGGCGGTGAGCTCGGAGCGGAGGCTGCGGGTTCCGCGGGGGTCGCCGTAGCCGAGGTCGGCGCTGGTGAGGGTCGCGAGCACGGACCGCTCGGCCCGCAGCCAGGCGGCGCGGGGGAAGGCGGCGAGGTCGGGCAGGCCGGGCGAGAGGTCGAACTCGATGCGGGGGTCGGGCGCCAACGGCAGCCGGGGCGGGCCTGCGGTTCCCGTGGCCGGCGGCGGCTCGCTTCGAGCGGGTGGGGCCAGGACGGCGGTCAAGACCGTGCCGACGCCGGTGCGGGCCGTGGCCAGGCCCTCGTCGACCAGGCGCTGGTAGGCCTCGACGACGACGCCCCGGGAGATGCCCAGGTCGGTCGCCAGCGTGCGGGTCGGCGGGAGGCGGGTGCCGGCGGCGAGGCGTCCGTCGGCCACGGCCGCGCGGACGGCGTCGGCGAGCCACGTCGTGAGGCCCTTGGCCGGTGCCGACGCCGCCCGGAGTTGGAGGAAGTCCGAGCCGCCGGGCATTGGTCCACTCCCTCGCACGCCGATTGGTCCTTCAACTAGACCACGGGCGCGCCCGAGCATGGCCTCATGGTCACTTCGGTTCTGGACCGGCCCCGCGCCGGAACGCGGCTCGCGGTTGCGGCGGGCTCCACCGGGATGGTGTTCGTCGGCTGCAGCGTCGCGGTGTCGTCGCTGCTCGTCGGGTCGCCGCTGTTCACCGTGCAGGCGTTGCGGTACGGGATCGCGTTCGGGTTGCTGTTCCTGTTCGCCCGGAAACGGCTGGTCGCCCCGCGCGGGGCCGAGTGGCTCTGGCTGAGCGGGATCGCGGTCACCGGGATGGTGATCTTCAACGTCGCGCTCGTGTACGGGTCGCGGCACGCCGAGCCGGCCGTGCTCGGCGTCGCGGTGGCGAGTGTTCCGGTGGTGCTGGCCGCGGTCGGGCCGCTGCTGCAGGGTGCCCGGCCGACCGCGCGGGCGCTGCTGGCCGCGCTCGTGGTGACCGGCGGGGCGGCGCTGGTCGAGGGGCTGGGGCGCAGCGATGCGCTCGGGCTGCTCTGGGCGGTGACCGTGTTCGCCTGTGAGGCCGGGTTCACGCTGCTCGCGGTGCCGGTGCTCGGGCGGCACGGACCGTGGGGCGTGTCCGTGCACACGACCTGGATCGCCACGCTGATGTTCGCCGCGATCGGCGTCGTGCGGGAGGGGCCGACCGCGGTGCTGCGCCTGGACCGGGCCGACCTGGTGTCGATCGGCTACCTGGCGGTGTGCGTGACCGCGCTGGCGTTCGTGCTCTGGTACACGTGCGTGGACGGGATGGGCGCGGCCCGGGCCGGGCTGCTGACCGGCATCGCGCCGGTGGCGGCCGCGGTGTGCGGGGTGGCGCTGGGGCAGCCGGTGCCGGGGCCGCTGGTGTGGGTGGGGATCGCGGTGGTCGCGGTCGGCCTGGTACTGGGGCTCCGCCCCGCTGACCCCGACCCGGGCCCCCGCTAGACGCAATGCCGGTTCGCGGCCGGTCATCTGGGTGAGCTGACTCAGCAGGTCCGGTCATCGACGCCCGGGTCAGTGTCCGGACCACCGTCGGGTCCCGGACCCAGACCTACCGGATGGTCACCACCCTGCTCGACACCAGCCGTTACCCCGCCGCAGAGCTCATCGGCCTCTACCACGAGCGATGGGAGATCGAGACCGCCTATCTGGAGCTCAAATCGGGCCTGCTGGGCGGACGCGTGCTGCGCGCCCACACCCCAGCCGGTGTCGAACAGGAAGTCTGGGCGCTGCTGATGTGCTACCAGGCCATCCGCACCGCAATGACCGACGCCACCAACAGCGTCCCCGACCTCGATCCCGACCGAGCAGGATTCACCACCGCCCTGCACGCCGCCCGCGACCAACTCATCCACGCCGCCGGCGTCATCTCCAATACAACGCCCGCGGCCCCCACACCGACTTGAATGCCCGGCATTGCCGCTGGACGCGGGACGGGCGCCGCCCGGCCTTGACGGCGATGAACACACCGAATGTGACGGAGGAGTGGCTGGATTGAGCGCCACGCCAGCCGCGGCTGTTCGGGCGGCGATAGACGCGACGAGGGCGGCACGCTCGTCCGCCGGATTGGGCGACCGGGATGCGCGAGCGCGAGCCTGCCGTGGGACTTGGCGACTTTGGTCGGTGGATACGTCAGGCCACTCGGGCGACGGCTGGTATCCGGGCCGGGACCGCGGCCGGGTGCAGGATCGTCGCTATCGCTTCGACGCCGTCGACAAGGCGTGGGCCCGGGCGGACGATCAGGCCATCCGCGTCGATGGCCCATACCGGGACGCCCGGGAAGTGGTGGGTGATCGCTTCGGCCTGGGTGCGGGCATTGGCGAGGTTTGCTCCGCACGGGGCGACGATGACGACGTCTGGTCGGGCTTCCGTCAGTTCTGTCCAGGTGGTGGGGGTTGAGCGGGCACCTGGGCGGGCGGCGACCGGGTTGCCGCCTGCGGCGGCTACCAGGTCGGGGATCCAGTGGCCGGCCGGGAATGGCGGGTCGATCCATTCGACGACGAGCACCCGCGGCCGGAGCCGTCCGGCGGTCGCTTGCGCGACCGCGTCGAGCCGGGCGCGTAGCCGGGCGACCAGCGCTTCAGCGCGATGGGGCACGCCGGTCTTCATGCCCACGTCGATGATGGTGCTCAGGACGTCGTCCAAGGA
This genomic interval from Cryptosporangium phraense contains the following:
- a CDS encoding ROK family transcriptional regulator, which produces MTPRPRPDNTAQSSILLTLRDDGPTSRAELGDRLQLTRARLAAELERLAELGLVRDGGPAASRGGRRSTMVELDPELRFAGIDIGATSVTVEVTDASLEPVAVVEEAIDIRRGPEAVLDRVEDLLAKMRVDGHHNRLAGIGLGVPGPVSFRDGTPVSPPIMPGWDRYPLREELGGRHGCPVVVDNDVNIMVVGERRGGVARSVDDLLFVKVGTGIGCGIVVGGQVYRGVDGCAGDIGHIQVDPHGPVCACGNTGCLEAMFGGAALARDALAAARNDTSPALAERLRTHGTVTAADVGDGAIEGDPVCIGLIRDGGRRLGGVLASLVSFFNPSMIVIGGGLAGLGHLLLAEVRSVIYRRSLPLATRNLPVVLSELGPRAGVAGATALASELAFGPVTR
- the xylB gene encoding xylulokinase, with product MALVAGVDCSTQSTKVLICDSETGEVVRQGRAPHPDATEVDPAIWWSALQESSSGLLDGVEAMAVGGQQHGMVTLDADGQVVRPALLWNDTRSADAATELLDELGGPQAWVDAVGLVPVASFTITKLRWLAEHEPDEAKRVEQVLLPHDWLTWKLSGQSISPTTDRGDASGTGYWSAATGEYRMDFLRHAFGRDLGVPAIAAPKAIVGHTPDGIALAAGTGDNMAAALGLGLGPGDVVVSLGTSGTVFAVAEGPTADPSGYVAGFADATGRFLPLVCTLNAARVLTAAADLLGVDLDRLSELALASTAGAGGLTLLPYLDGERTPDLPDETGRITGLTRANARPQNLARAAVEGMLLGLADGLDAVRQHGVPVRRALLIGGAAMSPAVRAVASGILGVPVEVPAPGEYVALGAARQAAWALSGSDEAPQWSVAAEKAPDAADDYAPVRARYAQFRTGVQELSARQNKS
- a CDS encoding PLP-dependent aminotransferase family protein, producing the protein MPGGSDFLQLRAASAPAKGLTTWLADAVRAAVADGRLAAGTRLPPTRTLATDLGISRGVVVEAYQRLVDEGLATARTGVGTVLTAVLAPPARSEPPPATGTAGPPRLPLAPDPRIEFDLSPGLPDLAAFPRAAWLRAERSVLATLTSADLGYGDPRGTRSLRSELTAWLARTRGTRADPADVLVVAGVAQALALVATVLGPGTVVAVEDPGSRGARDQLTDWRLTPRPVPVDDDGLRVDALEDTGLDTVLLTPAHQFPTGVVLAPERRRRLVAWGGLILEDDYDAEHRYDRAPVPALQASAPDRVVYMGSVSKTLAPGMRLGWMIPPRRLRDDLVAVKHASDLGNPALAQLVLAHLLRTGEYERHLRRVRARQRRRRDALLAALTEHLPAARVEGIAAGLHLLITLPTDVPDPVLAGYAAEVGVRVHPLSWHRMTPGPPGLLLGYAAQPPDRLEEAARRLGARLATVVRTGRPR
- a CDS encoding DMT family transporter; the protein is MVTSVLDRPRAGTRLAVAAGSTGMVFVGCSVAVSSLLVGSPLFTVQALRYGIAFGLLFLFARKRLVAPRGAEWLWLSGIAVTGMVIFNVALVYGSRHAEPAVLGVAVASVPVVLAAVGPLLQGARPTARALLAALVVTGGAALVEGLGRSDALGLLWAVTVFACEAGFTLLAVPVLGRHGPWGVSVHTTWIATLMFAAIGVVREGPTAVLRLDRADLVSIGYLAVCVTALAFVLWYTCVDGMGAARAGLLTGIAPVAAAVCGVALGQPVPGPLVWVGIAVVAVGLVLGLRPADPDPGPR
- a CDS encoding ABC transporter substrate-binding protein — translated: MRVVSLLPSATEIVYALGLGDDLCGVTFECDEPPAARLEKTVVVGGRDTRDMSPGDIDAYVRAAGPDIYTLHAGALAALAPDLILTQDLCRVCALPSGQVEQALDHLGCRADVLSLDPHSLDDVLSTIIDVGMKTGVPHRAEALVARLRARLDAVAQATAGRLRPRVLVVEWIDPPFPAGHWIPDLVAAAGGNPVAARPGARSTPTTWTELTEARPDVVIVAPCGANLANARTQAEAITHHFPGVPVWAIDADGLIVRPGPRLVDGVEAIATILHPAAVPARIPAVARVA